The Tolypothrix sp. PCC 7712 genome segment TTAATCTTCAAGGGCGTTCTGTTGGTGCTTACGTACTGCGTAAAGGTACTAACAGCTTTATGATTCACTTTGGGTTCGAGTGCGCCGGGATTCACTCAACGTTGCGTACTGAACAAATTGATCCAGTTTTCGACGCTATTGAATCGGGCTTAAAAGATTTACCAGAGGGTGAACGACTGACAATACATTTGAGTTCGTTTACTGATGATAGTTTCAGGCAACAACAACTCCAGAATTTGAGCGAGCGCTCACCCAACAAAGAACTACAATATCTCCTGATGGGAGAACGCTGTCGTACTCAAGAATTGACGAAACTCGGCATCCGTAAACCCAAAACCCTGCGCTTGTACTGTACCTATACAGTAGAACCAGATACCACTGGCACCAGCGATGTCATAGAAAAATTGCTCTCAAGACTAGAGCGTTCATGGAAATCTTTCACTGGCGAAATCAACGAGTTACAGTTTCTTCGCATTGAGCGCCTGCTACACGCATCTTTTACTGATGGCTTTCAACTTTGGGAACAATTGCTGTCCAACAAAATGGGGTTAAATGTTCGCCCCTACGATGCTGAAGAACTTTGGGCAATTCTCTGGCAGCGTTTCAACTCGACTCCACCGCGACCAATTCCCCAACTTTTGATTTTAGATGAGGAGGGACTGCGCGAAGAAATTTACTCAGAAGTTGCGCCTACTTCCATGTTGATGGAATCTGAATCATCGATTCCTATTGCTGATCGCCGTTGGGTGCATCTACTAGACAAATATATTGGAGCACTGACCTTTGTCGATAAACCTGGTGGCTGGACAGATAAGGAACACCAGATGCGCTATCTCTGGGAAATTTTATCCAGAGAACGGGTTTATGACACCGAAATTTACTGCCAATTGATGCGGGCTAACGAGACTTTAGTCAAAACCAATATGCAGCGCCTAACCAAACAGGCGAATACAAGCGCAGTTTTGGCACATGAAAAAAACTCAGTTGATGTCAAGTCTTTAGTCAATATCAAAAAGTCAATTGCTGCTCAGGAAGAACTTTATGAAGGTGCTGTTCCCATTCATACTGGGATTGTGTTTTTAGTTTACCGCTCATCCCGTGAAAAATTGGATGAAGCCTGTCGGTATTTACAATCTTGCTTTTTGCGTCCAGCCTGGGTAGTCCGCGAAACTGAATATCCGTGGCGGATGTGGTTGCAGACTCTTCCCATCACTTGGGAGCGTTTAATGACCGTTCCCTTTAATCGACGGCTAGTTTACTTAAGTGGTGAAGTACCTGGGTTCATGCCATTAGTACGAACTCAAGCTAAAGACGATAGTGGCTTGGAACTAATTGCCGAAGAAGGAGGAACGCCAGTATTCCTCAATTTGTACACCCAGCACAAGAACTTGGGGCTATTCGCTACTACCCGTGCAGGTAAAAGCGTCTTGGCATCGGGCATCCTCACCCAAGCTTTAGCGCATGGAATGCCAGTGGTAGCAATGGACTATCCTAAACCTGATGGCAGCAGTACTTTTACTGATTACACCCAATTTATGGGTAATGACGGAGCTTACTTTGATATCGGTAAAGAATCAAGTAATTTATTTGAATTGCCGAATTTAGGCTCTCTCCCACCTAAGTTGCAGCAAGAACGATTTGAGGATTACAAAGAATTCCTAGCGACGGCAATACTAGCAATGGTTGTAGGTACTCGTAGGGGTGTAACCAATGCCTCGCAAACACTTACGGACGCGATACGTTCCATCATTGCTTTGGCCCTGAAAGCTTTTTTTAACGATGAATTAATCCGCGATCGCTATGCCGCAGCCTACATTAATGGTTTTGGTTCACAAGAATGGTTGGTAATGCCCACCTTGCAAGATTTCTTAAGTTTTTGTTCTCATGAGCGTTTACAGCTAGATTCTTCAGGGGGCGATATCAAAGCAGCCCTAGAAACCATAAAATTACGCTTGCGATTCTGGCTTTCTAGTAGAGTTGGACAAGCGTTAGCCCAACCTTCCACCTTCCGCAGTGATGCACATCTATTAATCTTTGCGCTGCGTAACTTATCCAATGACGATGATGCAGCAATTTTAAGTTTAAGTGCTTACAGTGCAGCCCTGCGTCGAGCCTTGGCAGCCCCAGCCAGCGTATTTTTTATTGATGAAAGTCCTATCCTGTTTGAATACGATTCGATTGCCGCACTGGTGGGTAGACTGTGTGCCAATGGAGCAAAAGCCGGAATCCGAGTAATTTTATCTGCTCAAGACCCTGATACCATTGCCCAATCTCCAACAGGTGCGAAGATTTTCCAAAATCTAACCACTCGGCTGATTGGACGTATCCAACCTACTGCTGTTGATAGCTTTGCGAACATTTTGAAATATCCCCCAGAAATCATTTCTCGCAATGCCACAGAAAGTTTTTTTCCAAAAAAGGAAGGAGTTTATTCCCAGTGGCTGCTAGACGATAACGGGATTTTTACTTTTTGCCGCTACTATCCCGCCTTTAATTTGTTCGCAGCAGTAGCAAACAATCCCGAAGAGCAAGAGCAAAGAACTGCTGCTTTATCTCAGCATCCCAATAAGTTTGTGGCTTTGACACAATTCTCCAAACATTTGGTTGAGACGAAGTAAATATTCAAAAAAGGAGGAGTGATGCACAAAATTAAGCGAGCTACTATTATTGGAGCGATCGCCGTCTCTGCAATTGGATTCACTAGCGCTCAGGCATTTTCAGTACCAATTTTTCCAGATAGTCCCTCCGCAAGATTCTTCGAGCAATGGCGACAGCAATTGAATCCATTTACTCAAGATGCTTCCTCCCTGGCTCAAAAACTCGAACCTTTAACGAAGTTCTTAGGCAAAGATTTGCAAGCTGCGATTACGGAAGCAATGGGTGTATTGGGTTTACCAGATGCAAATGCAGCAAGAGAAAAAGCTTCTGATAGTGCAGCTACTTCAGATAGTGCCGTCAATGCGGCTGAACGAGCCACAAACGAAATTGACCGCCAAATTACCCGCACAGAAGCAGATAGCACTCTTAGCAAAGCAGGTCAACAACAAACCAAAGACCGAATTGAAACAACCCAAAATTCAGTTGCACAAGTTTATGTAGATGCTAATGCTGCTCAAGATGAAGTTGTCACCCAGAATGTCATGAAGCGAATTGCTCAACAAAATGTCCAAACCGCAGCAATTTTAGGAGACATGCGGACTGATGGATTGAAATTACGGCAGTCTCAAAATTTGGCGAACCTCAATTTGACGAATATCTCCCGTTCTTTAGATGGTCAAAAGCAGGCGTATCAGAAACAAACAGTGGATCAGGGTTTTAATAATTTAAGGACAGCAGCCCAAGCGCGGTTGTTCTAAAAGGCAGCCCAATGCCCAAAAAATTTCATTGCCATGCATGAAAAAGGAAGAAGGAGGGCGAAGATTGTTGCAATTATTGAAATATGAGTTGATGCTCGCACAAACCCAAACTCCTAATCCAGGGCAAGCAGCTTCCACGATTACTAAAGATGGTGCAGCTGCTAGTGAAGCGATCGCGCAGACAATGGAAAAACTTTGGGATGACGTACTCGGTGGAGGATTGTACAGTGCGATTGCCTCACTAGGAGTTTTCTTTGCTGTCGGCACTCTGCTGATTTTCCTTGTCCAATGGACGCGAGAAATGGTGGATGGTGATAACTCCAAAGCTTTCTCTGAAATGATTTGGCCCATAGTAGTGATAGTCCTGCTAGCCAACAATGCTCAACCCTTGGCGATCGCCACTAAAGGATTGAGAGCCATCATTAATCAAACAAACAACACTCTGCTGACAACCACTTCTGCTTCTATCCAACTCCAAGAAGCATATCAGCAAGTAATGCTGAAGACTGGTAACGCCGATGTCATTCAAGCATTAATTGTCCAGTGCGATGCGATCGCCGATCCGAAGCAACAAGCTGAGTGTTTACAAAAGGCTTCTGAGCAAGCCCAAGAAATTGAAACTCAAACAGATAATCGCCCCGGTTGGATGAAAGGTATTGGCGAATTATTTAACACCAACATTTTTCAATTAACTCTGCGTGGTTGGTTATTAGCATTTGGTATTGCTTTTCAATGGATAGTCGAAGTTTCCATGCTATTAACTGCACTGTTAGGGCCTTTGGCTGTGGGAGGTTCATTACTTCCCGTTGGTCAAAAAGCGATTTTTGCATGGTTAACTGGCTTTTTCTCTGTGGGAATGATCAAGCTTTGTTTCAATATTATTTCTGGGTTAGTCGCCACAATGGTGCTGAATGCTGATAATAACGACCCCATGATTTTCGCCTTTGCTATTGGTATTCTCGCACCAATTTTATCTGTTGTTTTGGCTGCGGGTGGCGGTATGGCGATTTTTAGAAGTTTTTCTAGTGTTGCCAGTTTGGGGCTTTCTTCTGTAGTTACCAGATTGGTTAAAAAAGTGTAACTAAATTTTCATTTTATGACTAGTTCAGATCGACATTCCGGCTCAAGAAATGCTAAACATAACCGATTGAGATTTTTGAATCTTTCTTCTAAAAATATTTCAACTGGCGATACTTTAGCATTATTTGCAGTAGGCACTTTTAGCTTGCACCTTTTGACTCTGTTCTTAATGTTGCTACTGTATGGTTCCTACTCAAAGTTGAGTAGAAAAGCACCTCCGTCTCTAGTGCAATTAGAAACAGGTAAATCAATTAAAGTTGCCTCAATAGGTAGTTTAGAACGTACTCCTCAAGTTATTTTACATTTTGTTTCTGACACAATGACTTTGATGATGAATTGGTCAGGAACGCTACCATCCACCACAGTAGAAGAAGCTGCTAAACCCAAACCAGACCCTGGTATAGATATTCGCTCTTCAAGTAACGGAAGTGGTAAAGTAACTTCTTCAGCATGGCAAGCATCCCATGCTTTATCGGAAGACTTCCGCAAAGAGTTTTTGCAAATACTAGCTGAAATTACACCACCAGCAGTTTTCAAGGGAACAACGCAAGTAGTTTTAGTTCCACTTTCTATTCAACCTCCCATCAAAATTGCTGAGGGTAAGTGGAAAGTCAAAATGGTTGCTAACCTTAGCATATTTGACCAAGGAAATAAATTGGGAGAAGTAATTCCCTTTAATAAAGAAATCTTCGTACAAGCCGTTGAAGCTCCTGATATGTCAACAACAAATGATGGATTAGCAGCAGCAATTTATCAGATGCGAGCTAGCGGTTTAGAAATTTATGCAATACGGGATTTACCACAGGAGAATTTATAATGCCTGAGCATCAAAATGGTAAAACACCTACAAATATTCTTGAATTAGAAAAAAAACCTGCTACGGCTAACCAAAAATTTGAACAAGAGTTAAATGAAGAATTTGATGATGAATGGGATGAAGAAAGTCTGGCGCGATTACTCGGTTATGTATATCCGGTTGTAAATTCAACAACTTCTTCTGAAGTGAATGAACATGAAATAACTTCAGAAGAAGTTGAACATACCGAAAATCAAGCTGAAGTATCTTCGCCAAATGTAGTAGCACCCCATGAGTTATTTGATGACCCACAATTAGGTAAAACACAACAAAACTTCTCCACTAATCCATTTTCTAAATTTGGTGTTGTCGGCTTGGGATTGTTTGTGATATTCGGTGTAGGAGCTACTTTTTTAAATATCATTATTTCCGGTAGACCAAAAGCAGCACCAAAAGTTATGGATCAAGGTTCTGCCCAGCCTACAGTAGAACTTGCTGATAATATAAAACCCCAAGAAGTAGAAACAGGGAAACTAAAAGCAGAATTAGCGTTAGGAAGTCAAGTAGAAAAAATCAAATCTTTAGAAAGTTCCAAAAGTCCCAAAACTTCTGTAGCCAAAGCGCGTAACCAAACTAAGGATGAGTTAAATAAACGAACTACAGTCAACCAGACTCCACCTGATGTGCGTCCATTACCAATTTCTCGTCCAGTTCAAGTTGCTTATGTCCCTCGTCAAACAACACCAAGAGAATATTATTCGCCTCGTTTTACAACAGTTTCTCGGAATCAAGCACCTGTAAGTAACGTGCCAGTAAATACCACAAGCACAATACCAATACCGCCTCGTACAAACCAATTTACTGACCCAATGCAACAATGGGCGGCAATTAATAGATTAGGAAGTTATGGCAGTAGTGAAATTGCGACTAACACTGAATTGGCAACCAAAACTTACGAACAACCGAATAATAGTGCTGTAGATACTGTTACGAACGTACAAAGAAATTCACCAATAATAATTCCTCGTGCCACCCCAGTTTTAGCTGTTGCTAACACAATTGTGGAAACTGCCGATTCTCTAGAACCACTCTACACAGAAGAAAATGCAATTGTTACAGGTGTACCTGTGCGACAACTAACGGTGGGTGCAACTGCATCTGGAAAGTTAATTACTCCGTTAATTTGGGGTGAAAGTTCAACTAATAATATTGATGCAAAATCACTGACTCCAACTCAAAAAGACAAGTTTATTGTCCAGCTTGTTGAACCACTAACTGAAGAAGATGGTTTTGTTACTTTACCAAAAGGTACTCAAATTGTTGTCCATGTACGAGACATTGACGAATCAGGACTTGTGCAACTGGAAGCAACCCAAATTGTGATGGAAGGTAAGGAGTATGTGTTGCCACCAGGAGCAATTACTATTCGCGGCAACTCCGGCCGTCCATTAATGGCATCAAAGTCGAATGATAAAGGTGGCGAAATTGCTTTACGAGATGCAGAAACATTCGTAGTTGGTTCTTTGGCTAAAGTGGGCAAAGTACTCAATCAACCTCAAGACGAACAATACTCAACTTCCACTGGGTTTGGTGGTACAACTACTTTTTCTTCCACTAGACGAGGTGGCCCTAATATCTTGGGAGCCATTTTAGAAGGAGGATTTGAACCGCTGACTGAACAAATTTTAGAACGCAATCAGCGATCGCTAAGAGAAATCGAACAACGAAAAGCAGTTTGGTACGTCCGCGCAGGTTCGGATATTCAGGTTTTTGTCAACCAATCTTTTCAACTTTAAACTGCCTCCCCAATGCCCCATGCCCTAATTTACTCAGTATGAATCCGATGAAAGTTTTTCTGCAAAAGTTGACTGTAACCGCTTCCATCTATACTGTGCTGACTTTTGCTACTGGCCTTTTACCAGTAGTTGCAGGTGAAACATCTCGTTCCAGCCAAACTCCTCAAGGACTGCGACGTATTTCACAGGATATGGCCACTGGGCAGAGTGGAAGTGAAATGCCTCTAATTGAGTTATCGCCGGGGTATGGAGTCAATATTTCCTTTATCCCCAATGGTGAGATAGTAGAGAAAGTTTGGTTAGATAATCCAGCGATCGCTTCTCTTGATGTTGATGGTTGTTTGTCAGGCTTGGGACGTGAATGTAACTCTCCAGGGGCAACAGTATTACATCTGCGACGGATCAACCCAATAGATATACCGCAGTTGCCGAAGATGAATAGCAGCTTGCTGACAGTAGTAGCAAAAGGTAACTCTGAGCGGCGAGTGTATTTATTTCGGGTCGCTACAACTAATACAAAACCCAAATATCACACAATCGAGGTCACACCTCACACCCAAGAAGAACCTGAAATTAGAGAACTATTACCGCAATCTCAAAATTTACAAGCTATGAGTCGGGGTCTGGAAATCGCCCAAAAACAACGTTTAATTTCGCCTGAATCGCGCTTGTGGCAGCGAATAAAAAACTTTTTAACAAATGTGAAGTCAGGAGAATCAATATCTAATGCTGCCCGGAAAGCTGGCATTACTTTGCAGCTAGTGAATCGGCTGATAGAACTGGGACAAACTACTCCCGTAAATATTTTGAGGCAGCGTTTAGTAAATCAATCAAATTACTCAAATAAGATTTGAAATTAAGGCAATGAAATTCCTAAAAATTCCTTTTAGCTTGATATCTGGGCTAAGTTTAGCTATCTTAATTTCTGGTACAACTTTAATTTCATCACAAGAGCAAGGATTATCAAATTCTCAGTTAAGACAATCGGGCGTTCCTACAAGCAATTGGCAAAATACTCGCCTGCCTAATTGGAATCAAATTACCTTTGCTAAAATGCCTGGTATTGCCGAATCTGGTTCTTTTCAAGTACCAATACGTGTGTCAGAAAAGTTGGGATATGACCCTTCGCGTAGTTGGAATGCTGGACAGACACCTGATTATTACATGATGTTAGGTGACTTTCAAGAGGCTTTCAAACTTCAAGATTTTTCACTAACTGATATTGCCAAAACTGTTGATTTGGATTTAAGTCAAGTTGATTTAGACCA includes the following:
- a CDS encoding TrbI/VirB10 family protein; its protein translation is MPEHQNGKTPTNILELEKKPATANQKFEQELNEEFDDEWDEESLARLLGYVYPVVNSTTSSEVNEHEITSEEVEHTENQAEVSSPNVVAPHELFDDPQLGKTQQNFSTNPFSKFGVVGLGLFVIFGVGATFLNIIISGRPKAAPKVMDQGSAQPTVELADNIKPQEVETGKLKAELALGSQVEKIKSLESSKSPKTSVAKARNQTKDELNKRTTVNQTPPDVRPLPISRPVQVAYVPRQTTPREYYSPRFTTVSRNQAPVSNVPVNTTSTIPIPPRTNQFTDPMQQWAAINRLGSYGSSEIATNTELATKTYEQPNNSAVDTVTNVQRNSPIIIPRATPVLAVANTIVETADSLEPLYTEENAIVTGVPVRQLTVGATASGKLITPLIWGESSTNNIDAKSLTPTQKDKFIVQLVEPLTEEDGFVTLPKGTQIVVHVRDIDESGLVQLEATQIVMEGKEYVLPPGAITIRGNSGRPLMASKSNDKGGEIALRDAETFVVGSLAKVGKVLNQPQDEQYSTSTGFGGTTTFSSTRRGGPNILGAILEGGFEPLTEQILERNQRSLREIEQRKAVWYVRAGSDIQVFVNQSFQL